One stretch of Rhodoferax lithotrophicus DNA includes these proteins:
- the fdhD gene encoding formate dehydrogenase accessory sulfurtransferase FdhD, with the protein MTVMDLPAYRALAVHRVRAGRPLQGQDSVAEEVPVALEFNGVSHAVMMATPADLEDFAYGFALTEGIVDATAQIHDCEYASGPQGYTVQLSIAASCFARLKEMRRNLTGRTGCGLCGTESLAHAVRVLAPLKMRPSFTAAAVTLAAASLREYQCLLAATGATHAAAWCTADGHIELIREDVGRHNALDKLVGALLRSSLDARSGFVLITSRASYEMVQKTATAGIALLAAVSGVTGLAVDVAQSAGLTLLGFTRGTDFSIYSHPEQLSLDSQ; encoded by the coding sequence TTGACCGTTATGGACTTACCCGCCTACCGGGCACTGGCAGTACACCGGGTTCGCGCTGGACGGCCTTTGCAAGGGCAAGACAGCGTGGCCGAAGAAGTGCCGGTGGCGCTGGAGTTCAACGGGGTGTCCCACGCCGTGATGATGGCCACACCGGCTGATCTGGAAGATTTTGCCTACGGCTTTGCGCTGACCGAAGGCATTGTGGATGCGACTGCACAGATTCATGACTGTGAATACGCTTCAGGCCCGCAGGGCTATACAGTGCAGCTCAGTATTGCGGCATCGTGCTTTGCCAGGCTGAAGGAAATGCGGCGCAATTTGACCGGGCGCACCGGCTGCGGGCTGTGTGGTACCGAGAGCCTGGCACATGCCGTGCGCGTGCTTGCACCTTTGAAAATGCGCCCCAGTTTTACTGCAGCAGCGGTCACTCTGGCGGCAGCCAGTTTGCGTGAATACCAATGCCTTTTGGCCGCAACCGGGGCCACACATGCTGCGGCCTGGTGTACGGCTGATGGACATATCGAATTGATTCGGGAAGATGTAGGCCGTCACAATGCCCTGGACAAATTGGTCGGGGCGCTGCTGCGCTCCAGCCTGGATGCCCGCAGCGGTTTTGTCCTCATCACCAGCCGCGCCAGTTACGAGATGGTGCAAAAAACTGCCACAGCGGGCATTGCATTGCTGGCCGCTGTCTCGGGTGTGACGGGGTTGGCGGTGGATGTGGCGCAAAGTGCCGGGCTCACACTGCTGGGTTTTACCCGCGGCACAGATTTTTCAATTTACAGTCACCCGGAACAACTTTCACTGGACTCCCAATGA
- a CDS encoding branched-chain amino acid transporter permease, producing the protein MIDITYALGVLAAMTVVTFGLRALPFLAARFLQSHPLVQRLGRFLPLAIMTLLLLHTLVGSAGQNPSGPWAELVAVVTTMGLQWWRRHALLSILAGTLLYVALRNVGFAS; encoded by the coding sequence ATGATCGACATCACCTACGCCTTGGGTGTGCTGGCCGCCATGACCGTGGTGACCTTTGGTTTGCGTGCCCTGCCTTTTTTGGCCGCCCGCTTTTTGCAAAGCCACCCGTTGGTACAGCGGCTGGGGCGGTTTCTGCCACTGGCCATCATGACGCTGCTGCTGTTACATACCCTGGTGGGCAGCGCCGGTCAAAACCCGTCAGGTCCGTGGGCCGAATTGGTTGCGGTGGTGACAACCATGGGTCTGCAGTGGTGGCGCAGGCATGCGCTCTTGAGCATTTTGGCTGGTACGCTGCTGTATGTGGCGCTACGCAATGTCGGTTTTGCAAGCTGA
- a CDS encoding formate dehydrogenase subunit delta yields the protein MTPDDTLIRMANQIGTFFESMPDRTEALGGIAKHIKNFWDPRMRKAFLAHVDGPHHEDIKPIVLSAIAEHRALLG from the coding sequence ATGACACCAGACGACACCTTGATTCGCATGGCCAACCAGATTGGCACTTTTTTTGAAAGCATGCCTGACCGTACTGAGGCCTTAGGAGGAATTGCCAAGCACATCAAAAACTTTTGGGACCCCCGCATGCGCAAAGCTTTTTTGGCGCATGTAGACGGTCCGCACCACGAGGACATCAAGCCCATTGTGTTGTCGGCGATAGCCGAGCATCGGGCATTGTTAGGGTAA
- a CDS encoding AzlC family ABC transporter permease, producing MISPSDPSPVPGIPRISVLSLSVPVAMGYVPLGMVFGFLFVQAGAPWWLALTASVFVYAGASQFMMVPMLAAGLPVASIALATLVVNLRHMFYGLSLLNKLPSQPGARWYLVFALTDETYSVLTTLPPGTRAGQMVTVALLNQGWWVLGTLLGAVIGAQAQIGLVGLDFALAALFAVLAVEQWRSAESSAPLWVAVASYGIALAVMPQQALLVAIALSVCAGLFWPKSTHEEAAP from the coding sequence ATGATTTCTCCCTCGGACCCATCGCCAGTACCTGGCATACCCCGCATTTCGGTGCTGTCACTCTCCGTTCCCGTTGCCATGGGCTATGTGCCATTGGGCATGGTGTTTGGATTCTTATTTGTGCAAGCGGGCGCGCCCTGGTGGTTGGCGCTCACGGCCAGTGTGTTTGTTTATGCGGGAGCCTCGCAGTTCATGATGGTGCCAATGCTGGCGGCTGGGCTGCCCGTGGCTTCGATTGCGCTGGCTACGCTGGTGGTGAATTTACGCCACATGTTTTACGGCTTGTCACTTCTGAACAAGCTGCCTAGCCAACCGGGAGCACGTTGGTATCTGGTGTTTGCGTTGACAGATGAAACCTATTCGGTACTCACCACCTTACCGCCGGGTACACGCGCTGGCCAGATGGTGACTGTGGCGCTGCTTAATCAGGGCTGGTGGGTGCTGGGCACCTTGCTGGGCGCGGTGATTGGGGCGCAGGCCCAAATTGGGCTGGTCGGGTTGGACTTTGCGCTGGCCGCACTGTTTGCCGTGCTGGCTGTTGAACAATGGCGTAGCGCCGAATCCAGTGCACCCCTGTGGGTGGCGGTTGCCAGCTACGGCATCGCTCTGGCGGTCATGCCACAGCAGGCGCTGCTGGTGGCCATTGCCTTGAGTGTGTGTGCTGGGCTTTTCTGGCCCAAGTCCACACACGAAGAGGCTGCCCCATGA